A genomic stretch from Candidatus Baltobacteraceae bacterium includes:
- a CDS encoding CmcI family methyltransferase yields the protein MSNRFPIPRDADLIAASARDEDVQAIRAGFMSKAFAYGYHRNFEWLGIPIIQLPQDIIALGEIIWDTCPTLVIETGVAFGGALVFYASQLELIGGRGETLGVEIEMRPQNERALLEHPMSKRISLIKGSSTDESVARAVAERAREHERVMVVLDSNHAHAHVARELELYAGLVSAGCYLVVFGTSVADLPVDSAYQRPWTPEHNPKTALDEWLAAGQPFEVDRALSDRLILSDGPGGYLRRVR from the coding sequence ATGTCGAATCGATTTCCGATTCCGCGCGACGCGGACTTGATTGCCGCCTCGGCGCGCGATGAAGACGTGCAGGCAATCCGCGCCGGATTCATGTCCAAAGCCTTTGCGTACGGCTATCACCGGAATTTCGAATGGCTTGGCATTCCGATCATCCAGTTGCCCCAAGATATCATCGCGCTCGGTGAGATCATCTGGGATACGTGTCCAACGCTCGTCATCGAAACCGGCGTTGCGTTTGGAGGTGCGCTCGTCTTCTACGCCTCACAGCTCGAGCTGATCGGCGGACGCGGCGAGACCCTCGGGGTCGAGATCGAGATGCGGCCCCAAAACGAACGCGCACTGCTCGAGCATCCGATGTCCAAGCGCATCTCGCTGATCAAAGGCAGCTCGACCGACGAATCGGTCGCGCGAGCGGTTGCCGAGCGCGCGCGAGAGCATGAGCGCGTGATGGTCGTTCTCGACTCGAACCATGCGCACGCACACGTCGCGCGCGAGCTGGAGCTCTACGCCGGTTTGGTGAGTGCCGGCTGCTATCTCGTGGTCTTTGGAACGTCGGTTGCCGATCTTCCCGTGGACTCAGCCTATCAGCGGCCGTGGACGCCGGAGCATAATCCAAAAACGGCGCTGGATGAATGGCTGGCAGCCGGGCAGCCCTTCGAAGTCGATCGCGCGCTCAGCGATCGATTGATTTTAAGCGATGGTCCGGGCGGCTATCTTCGACGGGTGCGATAG
- a CDS encoding NAD-dependent epimerase/dehydratase family protein — MSDTFTVIGARGFLGSAIVAHLRARGDNVIERRSDESATGDRGHVIYASGVAWGGDERHLESYEIHVERARRALESGVRESFTYISSTRVYDGAGSTREDATLWIEPAARGATYKHSKIAGETLVLGIDDPRVRLVRASNLAGPHFRSGLFLSDVLRGAVREGVVRVRTSRESSKDYVNAIDVARLIAQIARSGKYRIYNIARGENTTNGAILDAIAATNGARIEIEPGSPTIVTPRIDIQRLSQEFDPPRLRVEDSIAELVTRFAEAELARNAR; from the coding sequence ATGAGCGATACGTTCACGGTTATCGGTGCCCGGGGTTTTCTGGGCTCTGCGATCGTCGCGCACCTCCGTGCGCGCGGCGACAACGTCATCGAGCGGCGGAGCGACGAATCAGCCACCGGCGATCGCGGACACGTGATCTACGCGTCGGGCGTTGCCTGGGGCGGAGACGAGCGCCATCTCGAATCGTACGAGATTCACGTCGAACGCGCACGGCGCGCCCTCGAATCGGGCGTGCGGGAATCGTTCACGTACATTTCATCGACGCGCGTTTACGACGGTGCTGGATCGACGCGCGAAGACGCAACGCTGTGGATCGAGCCCGCGGCGCGCGGCGCGACGTACAAACACTCGAAGATCGCCGGCGAGACGCTCGTTTTGGGAATCGACGATCCGCGCGTTCGCCTTGTCCGCGCGTCGAATCTGGCCGGACCGCACTTCCGCTCCGGGCTCTTTCTGAGCGACGTATTGCGCGGGGCCGTGCGAGAGGGCGTCGTTCGCGTGCGCACGAGCCGTGAATCTTCGAAAGATTACGTCAACGCCATCGACGTCGCACGTCTGATCGCGCAGATCGCACGCTCGGGAAAGTATCGCATCTATAACATCGCGCGGGGAGAGAACACGACGAACGGAGCGATTCTTGATGCGATCGCCGCAACGAACGGCGCGCGGATCGAAATCGAGCCCGGCTCTCCGACGATTGTGACGCCTCGGATCGACATCCAAAGACTTTCGCAAGAATTCGATCCGCCGCGTCTGCGCGTCGAAGATTCGATCGCCGAGCTGGTCACAAGGTTTGCCGAGGCCGAACTCGCCAGGAACGCTCGCTGA
- a CDS encoding glycosyltransferase has translation MSAPLVSVVIPSYNYGRYIKTAVDSVLAQDYPNIEVVVSDNASKDETSRVLAAYANDARVRVHVNPRNIGLTPNINNGITLARGEFVTMLSADDFLLPGHTSRLVALAQAYPQTAFVYGNSYFAEETGVPHSVRNVYGQVAARYAEGRNEFAWLFMTCYMCLPTILFRKAVLERYGLFDATLDIASDWEICMRLAHGGEQFAYTPVPVAGVRQHAAQRSAAAYTHSGDELRESLEIGERYATTENAPRFRGFEKRMRMLVGDRLARLRETNPDLFVELEPRAQSFAHRLDELRSQRSPIREPKISVIVTSSGRIVSLRRALGSLQAQSYPNWEAIVVQDAGADVESFLRMLPLSNHIRFARTYDRLGPASARETGCMLISGDFVAFLDEDDEFDPTHLQSLLALTLDGKLAASSATRLVCDEYFHSTMYARPVAHSDEALPERPSSQDLEIAPCMPLGSVLFARELLDNTMVFRGRYGILAEWEMMLRTLAPSGWASSGERTFVEHVALGLSRQELAKRFASYPKALATVYEAHPSSSDGIAERRRAHEANLGNLFARDAASFLTPADLVGLYANLAGRSVVAVSV, from the coding sequence GTGAGCGCCCCGCTCGTTTCGGTGGTCATCCCGTCCTACAACTATGGACGCTATATCAAGACTGCGGTCGACAGCGTGCTCGCCCAGGACTATCCGAATATTGAAGTCGTCGTCAGCGACAATGCATCGAAAGACGAGACGTCCCGGGTGCTCGCGGCGTACGCGAACGATGCGCGCGTGCGCGTGCACGTGAATCCTCGCAACATCGGCCTGACCCCGAACATCAACAACGGGATAACGTTGGCGCGCGGCGAGTTCGTCACGATGCTTTCCGCCGACGACTTCCTGCTCCCGGGGCATACCTCGCGCTTAGTCGCGCTCGCGCAAGCATACCCCCAGACGGCGTTCGTGTACGGCAATTCATACTTCGCGGAAGAGACCGGCGTCCCGCATTCGGTGCGCAACGTCTACGGGCAGGTCGCGGCCCGCTATGCCGAGGGGCGAAACGAATTCGCCTGGTTGTTCATGACGTGCTACATGTGTTTGCCGACGATCCTGTTTCGTAAAGCGGTCCTCGAGCGATATGGATTGTTTGATGCCACGCTCGACATCGCGTCGGATTGGGAGATCTGCATGCGTTTGGCGCACGGTGGCGAGCAGTTCGCCTACACGCCGGTACCGGTGGCTGGGGTGCGCCAACACGCCGCTCAGCGGTCAGCCGCGGCGTACACACATTCGGGCGACGAGCTCCGCGAATCGCTCGAAATCGGCGAACGCTACGCGACGACCGAGAATGCACCGCGGTTCCGCGGATTCGAGAAACGCATGCGGATGCTCGTCGGTGACCGTTTGGCGCGCCTGCGCGAGACCAATCCCGATCTTTTCGTAGAGCTCGAGCCGCGAGCGCAATCGTTTGCCCATCGGTTGGATGAGTTGCGCTCGCAGCGCAGCCCCATCCGCGAGCCGAAGATCAGCGTGATCGTTACGAGCAGCGGCCGAATCGTTTCGCTGCGGCGAGCTCTCGGGTCACTCCAGGCGCAGTCATATCCGAATTGGGAAGCAATCGTCGTGCAAGACGCCGGAGCGGACGTCGAATCGTTCCTGCGGATGCTGCCGCTCTCGAACCATATCCGCTTTGCGCGAACCTACGATCGCTTAGGGCCCGCATCGGCACGTGAAACGGGATGCATGCTGATAAGCGGTGATTTCGTCGCGTTTCTGGATGAAGACGACGAGTTCGATCCGACGCATTTACAGTCACTCCTCGCGCTGACTCTTGACGGCAAGTTGGCGGCCAGCTCTGCGACGCGCCTCGTATGCGACGAGTATTTTCATTCGACGATGTATGCGCGACCGGTTGCGCACAGTGATGAAGCGCTGCCCGAGCGTCCGAGCTCGCAGGATCTCGAGATCGCGCCGTGCATGCCCCTGGGCTCCGTGCTCTTTGCGCGCGAATTGCTCGACAACACGATGGTCTTTCGCGGCCGGTACGGCATCCTCGCCGAATGGGAGATGATGCTGCGAACGCTCGCCCCATCGGGTTGGGCGTCGAGCGGTGAACGAACCTTTGTCGAGCACGTCGCCCTCGGGTTGTCGCGACAAGAGCTTGCCAAACGGTTCGCTTCGTATCCAAAGGCGCTGGCAACCGTCTATGAGGCGCATCCCTCCTCGAGCGACGGTATTGCGGAGCGCCGGCGCGCGCATGAGGCTAACCTCGGCAACCTTTTTGCGCGTGATGCGGCGAGCTTTTTGACGCCCGCGGATTTGGTTGGGCTGTACGCGAATCTCGCCGGCCGCAGCGTCGTCGCCGTCTCGGTATGA
- a CDS encoding dTDP-4-dehydrorhamnose 3,5-epimerase family protein, whose amino-acid sequence MIFEATPILGAYVVKLERHADDRGFFARTFCVDEFTSAGLVTAEFVQQSLARNMRRGILRGMHLQIAPHAEAKYIRCVRGSIFDAIFDVRPDSASYRTSFAIELNAENGDALFIPPGCAHGYQALQDGTDVLYAMSSRYAPDAARSVRWDDPELSIAWPIRSPLLSGSDASAPLLREFLVETYGLEQV is encoded by the coding sequence GTGATCTTCGAGGCAACCCCCATTCTCGGCGCGTACGTGGTGAAGCTGGAACGGCACGCCGACGACCGGGGTTTCTTCGCGCGCACATTTTGCGTCGACGAGTTTACATCGGCCGGCCTCGTGACGGCGGAGTTCGTACAGCAAAGCTTGGCGCGAAACATGCGGCGAGGAATTCTGCGCGGTATGCATCTGCAGATCGCGCCTCACGCCGAAGCCAAATACATCCGCTGTGTGCGCGGTAGCATTTTCGATGCCATCTTCGACGTGCGGCCGGACTCGGCGTCATATCGCACGTCGTTCGCCATCGAGCTCAATGCGGAGAACGGCGATGCGCTCTTCATTCCGCCCGGCTGCGCGCATGGATATCAAGCGCTGCAGGATGGAACCGATGTCCTCTACGCGATGAGTAGCCGCTATGCGCCCGACGCCGCGCGCTCGGTCCGCTGGGACGATCCGGAATTGAGCATCGCGTGGCCGATTCGTTCGCCGCTCCTGAGTGGATCCGATGCAAGCGCACCGCTGCTGCGCGAGTTCTTGGTGGAAACTTACGGCTTGGAGCAAGTGTGA
- the rfbF gene encoding glucose-1-phosphate cytidylyltransferase, producing MKAVILAGGFGTRISEETGVRPKPMIEIGGKPLLWHIMKMYGVHGITEFVVALGYKGYLIKEYFANYYLHTADLTLDIARNSMTVHRSDAEPWQVTLVDTGVESMTGGRIKRCRPYVADQTFCCTYGDGVSDVDISAVIASHRKSGALVTLTAVQPPGRFGALELMGEHVAGFHEKPRGDGAWVNGGFFVIEPRALDEIAGDDTIWEREPLERLARSGKVGVYRHAGFWQPLDTIRDKQTLEDFWAKGAPWRRW from the coding sequence GTGAAAGCCGTCATCTTAGCCGGTGGCTTTGGCACGCGCATCAGCGAGGAAACCGGCGTGCGTCCGAAACCGATGATCGAGATCGGTGGAAAGCCGCTGCTGTGGCACATCATGAAGATGTACGGTGTCCACGGCATTACGGAGTTCGTCGTTGCGCTTGGTTACAAGGGGTACCTCATCAAAGAGTACTTCGCGAACTACTATCTGCATACGGCCGACCTGACGCTCGACATCGCGCGCAACTCGATGACGGTCCACCGCAGCGACGCCGAGCCATGGCAAGTCACGCTCGTCGATACCGGAGTCGAGTCGATGACGGGCGGGCGAATCAAACGCTGCCGTCCGTACGTCGCGGATCAGACATTTTGCTGCACGTACGGTGACGGCGTGAGTGACGTCGACATTTCGGCCGTGATCGCGTCGCACCGTAAGAGCGGCGCGCTCGTGACGCTCACGGCAGTGCAGCCGCCCGGTCGGTTCGGCGCGTTGGAATTGATGGGCGAGCACGTCGCTGGTTTTCACGAGAAGCCGCGCGGCGACGGCGCATGGGTCAACGGCGGTTTCTTCGTGATCGAGCCGCGAGCGCTCGATGAGATCGCCGGCGACGACACGATCTGGGAACGCGAACCGCTCGAGCGATTGGCTCGCAGCGGAAAGGTCGGCGTCTATCGCCATGCCGGCTTTTGGCAACCACTCGACACGATCCGCGACAAACAGACACTCGAGGACTTTTGGGCGAAGGGTGCGCCATGGCGACGTTGGTGA
- a CDS encoding glycosyltransferase: protein MRLPLISIIITTYNYAHYVGDAIRSALGQDYPNLEVLVVDNASSDATEPLVATFSSDRRLRYHRHPENIGMVPNHNAALEMARGEYIAFLSADDFMLPGFISRSYEYLSTHPDIDVRYAGAYLTDAGGNFSGVRQMPGQPVFAYDGGRNELASLLSMGCYMCFPTMLMRRDLYTRFGLLDDTIQAADFEIVIRWAGQGVRFAYDPEPVIGVRLHSEQLSGIQNNFATGLDVREQIYLVRKYVSPENEPRIAGYEKRIAQHIAGAFTYGAKHNAQLADDAELVADVRNAMDYLTGVKERNRERPRKSRPTIVILAGKYITPLEETLRSLVAQTFEDWEALVVQLPGHSWAPLARQCDPRGRIKTLQLITIGHDGARLNQALRIAGGNVLAFMHAGTVWPAQHLETLAATFERDGVEITAARAAIAIDQLQGEMPNRRRLDLWRDLHGWPDMSMLRVASVVPLDTLAFRMEMYDQIGPFHEQLPVFEDWEIALRLQNATPITPLDSEVEIRTMLTWPDRDIPFGALLAAAQALYAAWPGPDDETEVELRREMLVDLELLSANHPKASRSPSALPDFYRVAAGTRLRQRAVRT from the coding sequence ATGCGCCTTCCGCTGATCAGCATCATCATCACGACGTACAACTACGCGCACTACGTCGGAGACGCCATTCGCAGCGCCCTCGGCCAGGACTATCCCAACCTCGAAGTTCTGGTCGTCGACAACGCTTCGAGCGACGCGACCGAGCCGTTGGTGGCGACGTTCTCGAGCGATCGACGCTTGCGCTACCATCGGCACCCCGAGAACATCGGGATGGTCCCCAATCACAACGCCGCTCTCGAAATGGCGCGTGGGGAGTACATCGCGTTCCTGTCGGCCGACGACTTCATGCTGCCTGGCTTTATCTCGCGGTCGTACGAGTATCTCAGCACGCATCCGGATATCGATGTTCGTTACGCGGGCGCGTATCTCACCGACGCCGGTGGCAATTTCAGCGGCGTCCGACAGATGCCGGGGCAGCCGGTTTTCGCCTATGACGGCGGGCGCAACGAATTGGCGTCGCTGCTGAGCATGGGATGTTACATGTGCTTCCCTACGATGCTCATGCGGCGCGATCTCTACACGCGGTTCGGTCTACTCGACGACACGATTCAAGCTGCGGATTTTGAAATCGTCATTCGTTGGGCGGGACAGGGCGTGCGTTTTGCGTACGACCCGGAGCCGGTCATTGGCGTCAGGCTCCACAGCGAACAGCTCAGCGGCATCCAGAACAACTTTGCGACCGGCCTCGACGTGCGAGAACAGATCTACCTCGTCCGCAAGTACGTCTCTCCCGAAAACGAGCCGCGCATAGCCGGATACGAAAAGCGCATCGCGCAGCACATCGCGGGCGCATTCACGTACGGCGCAAAACATAATGCACAGCTGGCTGACGATGCCGAGCTTGTCGCAGACGTGCGGAACGCCATGGATTACCTGACAGGAGTGAAAGAACGCAACCGCGAGCGTCCGCGGAAAAGCCGTCCGACGATCGTTATCCTCGCCGGAAAATACATTACGCCTCTCGAGGAAACGTTACGCTCACTCGTAGCGCAAACGTTCGAGGACTGGGAGGCGCTCGTCGTCCAGCTGCCGGGACACTCGTGGGCACCCCTGGCGCGACAATGTGACCCGCGCGGCCGGATCAAGACTCTGCAGCTGATTACGATCGGTCACGATGGCGCACGTTTGAATCAAGCGCTTCGCATCGCTGGCGGCAACGTGCTCGCGTTCATGCATGCGGGGACTGTCTGGCCGGCGCAGCATCTCGAAACCTTGGCAGCGACGTTCGAGCGTGACGGTGTCGAGATTACTGCGGCGCGCGCAGCAATTGCAATCGATCAGCTCCAAGGCGAGATGCCGAACCGCCGCCGTTTGGATCTGTGGCGCGACCTGCACGGCTGGCCCGACATGTCGATGCTGCGCGTTGCCTCGGTCGTACCGCTCGACACGCTGGCGTTTCGCATGGAAATGTACGATCAGATCGGCCCGTTCCACGAGCAGCTGCCCGTCTTCGAAGATTGGGAGATTGCACTTCGCTTGCAAAACGCCACCCCGATTACACCGCTCGATTCCGAAGTCGAGATTCGCACGATGCTGACCTGGCCGGATCGTGATATTCCGTTCGGCGCCCTACTCGCCGCAGCGCAAGCACTTTATGCCGCATGGCCCGGGCCGGACGACGAAACGGAAGTTGAGCTGCGACGCGAGATGCTCGTCGATCTCGAGCTCCTGAGCGCAAACCATCCGAAAGCCAGCCGCTCGCCAAGTGCGTTGCCGGATTTTTATCGCGTCGCAGCCGGAACGCGACTACGCCAGCGGGCGGTGCGCACGTGA
- the rfbG gene encoding CDP-glucose 4,6-dehydratase: MSFWRGRRVFLTGHTGFKGSWMALLLCELGADVTGYALAPETRPSAYELLRIGERVREEIGDIRDGERLGRAVAAARPQMIVHMAAQPLVRRSFHEPIDTLTTNVLGTALLLEAIRKTPSVESVVVVTSDKVYANKEPRAMRENDPLGGDDPYSASKGCAEIVTASYRASYFGDGVHLATARAGNVIGGGDWSEDRLIPDLVRAATSGKPAVLRYPAAVRPWQHVADVVAGYALLAQRLSADRALARAWNFGPAAGANVSVGMLAERFLARYDSACRLELEAPAFTEKTFLALDSSAARAELEWTPHFDFEAAVAATADWYAAWRGGDDLRALTRAQLSLPCAQNRVALASR, from the coding sequence GTGAGTTTTTGGAGGGGCCGTCGCGTCTTCCTCACCGGCCACACCGGTTTCAAGGGAAGTTGGATGGCTCTGCTCCTGTGCGAGCTCGGCGCCGACGTTACCGGTTACGCCCTCGCGCCCGAGACGCGACCATCCGCATACGAGTTGCTCCGCATAGGTGAGCGCGTCCGCGAAGAGATCGGCGATATTCGTGACGGGGAACGCCTAGGGCGGGCGGTCGCTGCGGCACGACCGCAAATGATCGTGCACATGGCGGCGCAGCCGCTTGTACGCCGCAGTTTCCACGAGCCCATCGACACGCTTACGACCAACGTGCTCGGTACAGCGCTTCTCTTGGAAGCCATCCGGAAAACGCCGTCGGTCGAAAGTGTTGTTGTCGTCACCTCGGACAAAGTCTATGCGAATAAAGAACCGCGTGCGATGCGCGAGAACGATCCGCTCGGTGGCGACGATCCATACAGCGCGAGCAAAGGCTGCGCCGAGATCGTCACTGCATCGTATCGTGCATCCTATTTCGGAGACGGAGTACATCTTGCGACGGCGCGCGCCGGCAACGTTATCGGCGGCGGCGATTGGAGCGAAGATCGCTTGATCCCCGATCTCGTGCGTGCAGCCACGAGCGGCAAGCCCGCGGTGCTACGCTATCCCGCAGCAGTCCGTCCGTGGCAGCACGTCGCCGACGTTGTCGCCGGCTACGCGCTTCTCGCGCAGCGGTTAAGCGCCGATCGCGCGCTCGCGCGCGCTTGGAATTTCGGCCCCGCCGCCGGCGCCAACGTTTCCGTCGGCATGTTAGCAGAACGCTTTCTTGCTCGCTACGATAGCGCGTGCCGCCTCGAGCTCGAGGCGCCGGCGTTTACGGAAAAGACATTTCTTGCGCTCGACTCCAGCGCCGCCCGAGCAGAGTTGGAATGGACACCGCACTTCGATTTCGAGGCCGCGGTCGCCGCAACGGCCGATTGGTACGCGGCCTGGCGCGGCGGCGACGATCTACGCGCCCTTACGCGTGCGCAACTGTCGTTGCCGTGCGCTCAGAACCGCGTTGCGCTCGCTTCCCGCTAA
- a CDS encoding DegT/DnrJ/EryC1/StrS family aminotransferase gives MPEQIPVFVPCVGIDTLKHMTDALDVGWLGMGATTKEFEERIATFLELNDRYVVATNTGTSALHLAMLLAGIGPGDEVLTTSFNYVADHQAIHLAGADVVMCDIEDETCGIDVAKAERLITPRTKAILPLHFAGIPCDQDGVYGLARRHNLRVIEDAMHGFGTRIRGRRIGSYGDIACFSFDPVKLVTSIDGGCIIVNTPDEVERLRRYRFLGVDKETSERYKNQRAWEYDVVSEGFRYHLTNIMASVGVSQIKRAEEFIESRAAVARRYTEAFKSIPQLRVPNSDFDGISLFIYSLRVLGGEREALIEHLRARNIATGIHFLPVHQHTFFRDARRGNMSVTEKVADEVLTIPFHSNMREEFIQRVIEGIVSFFSGKRAQRGSERTATTVAHA, from the coding sequence ATGCCCGAGCAAATTCCCGTCTTCGTGCCGTGCGTCGGCATCGACACCCTCAAGCACATGACCGATGCGCTCGACGTCGGGTGGCTCGGCATGGGTGCGACCACCAAAGAGTTCGAGGAGCGCATCGCGACCTTCTTGGAGCTGAACGACCGTTACGTCGTGGCAACCAACACCGGAACGTCCGCGCTGCATCTGGCCATGCTCCTTGCCGGTATCGGACCCGGCGACGAAGTGCTGACAACATCGTTCAACTACGTCGCCGATCACCAAGCGATCCATCTCGCCGGTGCCGACGTTGTGATGTGCGATATCGAGGACGAGACGTGCGGCATCGACGTCGCCAAAGCGGAAAGGTTGATTACGCCTCGGACCAAGGCGATTCTACCGCTTCACTTCGCAGGGATTCCATGCGACCAGGACGGCGTGTACGGGCTCGCGCGCCGTCACAATTTGCGCGTCATCGAGGATGCGATGCACGGGTTCGGCACGCGCATACGTGGCCGGCGGATCGGCAGTTACGGCGACATCGCGTGCTTCAGCTTCGATCCCGTGAAGCTGGTGACGTCGATCGACGGCGGTTGCATCATCGTCAATACGCCGGATGAGGTCGAGCGTCTACGACGCTATCGATTCTTGGGCGTCGATAAAGAAACGTCCGAGCGCTACAAGAATCAACGCGCGTGGGAATACGACGTCGTGAGCGAAGGCTTCCGGTACCACCTCACCAACATCATGGCGAGCGTCGGCGTTTCGCAAATCAAGCGCGCCGAAGAATTCATCGAGTCACGCGCTGCCGTTGCGCGCCGTTACACCGAAGCGTTCAAATCGATCCCTCAGCTGCGCGTTCCGAATTCCGATTTCGACGGCATCTCGCTCTTCATTTATAGTCTGCGCGTGCTGGGCGGCGAGCGCGAAGCACTGATCGAGCATCTGCGGGCACGCAACATCGCGACGGGGATTCATTTCCTCCCGGTCCATCAGCACACGTTCTTCCGCGATGCGCGCCGCGGCAACATGTCTGTCACGGAAAAGGTCGCCGACGAAGTACTTACGATCCCGTTTCACTCGAACATGCGTGAAGAATTCATCCAGCGCGTGATCGAGGGCATCGTTAGCTTTTTTAGCGGGAAGCGAGCGCAACGCGGTTCTGAGCGCACGGCAACGACAGTTGCGCACGCGTAA
- a CDS encoding acetyltransferase: MKPLVLWGATGQAVVLAEFVSRLDFEIVALFDNDPAARSPLSGVELFAGSDFENRRPAFGAALHALVAIGGEQGDARLEIADRLVAAGVTLATVVHPAAYVANDATLGAGAQILAGAVVCAGVAIGRCVIVNTKASVDHESSVGDGAHIGPGASLAGCVEIGARAFIGTGASVLPRIAIGEDALVGAGAVVTRDVPARAVVAGNPAKLRRYR; the protein is encoded by the coding sequence ATGAAACCGCTCGTCCTCTGGGGCGCGACGGGGCAAGCGGTCGTCCTGGCGGAGTTTGTTTCCCGTCTCGATTTCGAAATCGTCGCGCTCTTCGACAACGATCCGGCCGCGCGGTCCCCACTCTCAGGCGTCGAGCTCTTTGCGGGAAGCGATTTCGAGAACAGGCGCCCGGCATTCGGCGCGGCGCTGCACGCGCTCGTTGCAATCGGAGGCGAGCAAGGTGACGCACGTCTCGAGATTGCGGATCGTCTCGTCGCAGCAGGCGTCACCCTGGCGACGGTCGTGCATCCCGCCGCCTACGTCGCAAACGACGCGACGCTCGGCGCCGGCGCACAAATTCTCGCAGGCGCGGTCGTGTGCGCAGGCGTCGCCATCGGCCGCTGCGTCATCGTCAATACGAAAGCGAGCGTCGATCACGAATCGAGCGTCGGAGACGGTGCGCACATCGGGCCGGGAGCCTCGCTGGCCGGCTGTGTCGAGATCGGCGCACGCGCGTTCATTGGAACCGGTGCGTCAGTCTTGCCCAGAATCGCAATCGGAGAGGATGCGCTCGTCGGCGCCGGGGCAGTCGTTACGCGCGACGTCCCGGCCAGGGCGGTGGTGGCGGGAAATCCAGCAAAGTTGCGCCGATACCGTTAG
- a CDS encoding class I SAM-dependent methyltransferase, which yields MAHSPVCRFCRAQLRVVFVDLGMSPLANRFLFEGELQKMESFYPLRAYVCENCFLVQLEAFASPQAIFGDYAYFSSYSSTWLEHAKSFADVAIDRLSLGSKHFVLEVASNDGYLLRWFRDRGVGVLGIEPAGNVAEAALGEGIPTRVEFFGVESAKRLVEEGYAADLLVGNNVLAHVPDLRDFVGGLALAVKPGGMISVEFPHLLNLIERCQFDTIYHEHFSYLSLTTVRRMFAEHGLTVVDVEEISTHGGSLRVWAMRADLAKAPTPRVAELIAREIAAGLDRVHTYEQFSTSVMQCKHALLEFLIGAKRAGHSVAGYGAPAKGNTLLNYCGVRGDFIDYTVDRNPHKVGRYLPGTHIPIHAVTHIAETKPNYVLILPWNLQDEIADQMSFIRDWGGRFVTAIPRTVVHE from the coding sequence ATGGCTCACAGCCCTGTGTGCAGGTTTTGCCGTGCCCAATTGCGTGTGGTCTTCGTCGATTTGGGGATGTCGCCGCTCGCTAATCGTTTTCTTTTTGAGGGCGAGTTGCAGAAGATGGAATCGTTCTATCCGCTGCGGGCATACGTTTGCGAAAACTGCTTTCTCGTGCAGCTCGAGGCGTTTGCGTCGCCGCAAGCGATCTTCGGCGACTACGCATATTTTTCGTCATATTCGTCGACCTGGCTCGAGCACGCGAAGAGTTTTGCGGATGTGGCGATCGACCGGCTTTCACTCGGCTCGAAACATTTCGTGCTCGAAGTTGCCTCGAACGACGGCTATTTGTTGCGGTGGTTTCGCGATCGCGGCGTCGGCGTGCTCGGGATCGAGCCGGCCGGGAACGTTGCGGAAGCGGCGCTGGGCGAAGGCATTCCGACGCGCGTTGAATTCTTCGGGGTCGAGAGCGCGAAACGTTTAGTAGAAGAGGGCTACGCGGCTGATCTCTTGGTCGGAAACAACGTGCTCGCGCACGTTCCGGACTTGCGCGATTTCGTCGGTGGCTTGGCGCTCGCCGTCAAACCGGGCGGAATGATCTCCGTCGAGTTTCCGCACCTCTTGAATTTGATCGAACGCTGCCAATTCGATACGATCTATCACGAGCATTTTTCGTACTTGAGTCTAACGACCGTGCGACGCATGTTTGCTGAACACGGCTTAACCGTCGTCGACGTCGAAGAAATCTCCACGCACGGTGGATCGCTGCGCGTCTGGGCGATGCGGGCCGATTTGGCCAAAGCTCCGACTCCGCGCGTTGCGGAATTGATCGCACGCGAGATCGCTGCTGGTCTGGATCGCGTGCACACGTACGAGCAGTTCTCGACCTCGGTGATGCAATGCAAACATGCCTTGCTCGAATTTCTGATCGGAGCGAAACGCGCCGGACACTCGGTCGCCGGTTACGGCGCGCCGGCCAAGGGCAATACACTGCTCAACTACTGCGGCGTTCGAGGCGATTTCATCGACTATACCGTCGATCGTAATCCGCACAAAGTCGGACGTTATTTGCCGGGTACGCACATTCCGATTCATGCCGTCACGCATATCGCCGAAACGAAACCGAACTACGTGTTGATCTTGCCCTGGAACCTGCAAGACGAGATCGCCGACCAAATGAGTTTCATCCGCGATTGGGGCGGGCGGTTCGTCACCGCGATACCGCGCACGGTCGTTCACGAATGA